The following proteins are co-located in the Trichormus variabilis 0441 genome:
- a CDS encoding filamentous hemagglutinin N-terminal domain-containing protein, producing the protein MKVTSVCLGLTCVFLAAGMSLPATAQVTSDDTTNTTVNPSGNNFQIINGTARGNNLFHSFSNFSVPKDSSATFDLTNTPNITNIFSRVTGGNVSNIDGMIETVKSNNPVSLFLMNPAGIVFAPNASLNIGGSFVGTTANSIKFADGTEFSANNSSVTPLLTMSVPIGLQMGSNPNPITVQGTGYALTSVSTVAPITQSPSTSELRVKPVKTLALVGGDLNLTGATLNAPEGRVELGSLSGVGMVSLNPISQGYQLSYEGGQSFADIQLTQKSLLTVGALLSAGALNAGSVQLQGRHIQISDGSIIFSKNLGNVAGGEIILQASDSIDIIGTTANAQIRSGIRSEGLNTGTGSPIHIITPHLTLSQGAGVNNNAFGFAASGGIQIDAQTVELSGFSPINPTGVTSLTISSRTPKSAGNLSINTNSLLVSQGAAISSVAFGTGSTGQVTIRSQNTTVTGDNPAGLYSNISAITYGTGDAQTLTLDTKRLQLLDGGVVATTSFLIGKAGNLNINATESILIDGRSQANNSSINSAVLIPPALIKQLFRLPNILSANGGTVNVTTPTLTLSNGGAVSVTNQGAGDGGHINITANTVFLDRQGSVQAQTLSGEGGNITSQVSELLLLRHNSLISATSGNTGNGGNISINAPVIAGLENSDIIANAVKGRGGNIDIRTQGIIGLAFRNTLTPRVEQTNDITASSEFNINGTVKINNVGVDPNSGLVALPANIIDPSQQIASGCSADTGSSFVATGRGGIPQNPSQEMRSDRTWSDTRDISAFQNRQQTQAQAPTQPRIPVQANSWHRNNQGKIELIADQSLTQGQTALTCMAIPQN; encoded by the coding sequence ATGAAAGTAACTTCTGTGTGCTTGGGTCTAACTTGTGTGTTCTTAGCTGCTGGAATGTCTTTACCAGCCACTGCTCAAGTGACTTCTGATGATACCACAAACACTACTGTCAACCCAAGCGGTAATAATTTTCAGATTATTAACGGTACTGCCAGAGGAAATAATTTATTTCACAGCTTTAGTAATTTCTCTGTACCCAAAGACTCTTCAGCAACATTTGACTTAACTAATACACCAAATATTACAAATATATTTAGCCGAGTTACTGGTGGTAATGTTTCTAATATTGATGGAATGATTGAAACTGTTAAGAGTAATAATCCAGTAAGTTTGTTTTTAATGAATCCGGCAGGGATTGTGTTTGCTCCAAATGCCTCCTTGAATATTGGCGGGTCGTTTGTAGGAACAACGGCAAATAGTATTAAGTTTGCTGATGGGACAGAGTTTAGTGCCAATAATTCCAGTGTGACACCATTACTGACGATGAGTGTTCCAATTGGCTTGCAAATGGGAAGTAATCCAAACCCCATCACAGTTCAAGGTACAGGTTATGCCCTAACATCTGTCAGTACCGTTGCCCCCATCACTCAAAGTCCCAGTACCTCAGAACTAAGGGTAAAGCCAGTAAAGACCTTGGCACTGGTAGGGGGCGACTTAAATCTTACTGGGGCAACCTTGAACGCGCCCGAAGGACGTGTCGAATTGGGAAGTTTAAGCGGAGTGGGAATGGTCAGTTTGAACCCCATTTCTCAGGGTTATCAGTTAAGTTACGAGGGCGGGCAAAGCTTTGCAGATATCCAACTTACGCAAAAATCCTTGCTGACTGTAGGAGCATTATTAAGTGCAGGGGCATTAAATGCTGGTTCGGTACAATTACAGGGAAGGCACATTCAAATCAGTGATGGTTCAATTATATTTTCCAAAAATCTGGGAAATGTCGCTGGAGGTGAAATTATTTTACAAGCCTCGGACAGTATCGATATTATAGGTACAACAGCCAACGCCCAAATTCGCAGTGGCATCCGCTCTGAAGGTTTGAATACTGGCACAGGTTCACCCATCCATATCATCACTCCCCACTTAACCCTCTCACAAGGAGCAGGAGTTAACAACAATGCTTTTGGATTTGCTGCCAGTGGTGGGATTCAGATTGATGCACAGACAGTTGAGTTATCTGGTTTTTCTCCCATCAATCCTACAGGAGTAACGTCCCTGACCATCTCTTCCCGAACTCCCAAGTCAGCAGGCAATCTCTCCATTAACACTAATAGTCTACTGGTTTCTCAGGGAGCAGCCATCTCCTCAGTAGCATTTGGGACTGGTTCTACAGGGCAAGTCACCATTCGCAGTCAGAATACTACTGTCACGGGAGACAATCCGGCAGGACTCTATAGCAATATTAGTGCAATCACATATGGCACAGGCGATGCCCAAACCTTGACGTTAGATACGAAACGATTACAACTACTCGATGGGGGAGTAGTCGCAACCACATCCTTTTTGATTGGTAAAGCTGGAAATTTAAACATTAACGCGACTGAATCGATTCTGATTGACGGGCGCAGCCAGGCTAACAATAGCAGTATTAACTCAGCCGTCCTGATCCCGCCAGCATTAATCAAACAGTTATTCAGGTTGCCTAATATTTTGTCGGCGAATGGTGGAACTGTGAATGTAACCACCCCTACCTTGACGTTAAGCAATGGCGGCGCAGTTAGTGTGACTAATCAGGGTGCAGGCGATGGGGGCCATATAAACATTACTGCCAATACGGTATTTTTAGATCGTCAAGGTAGCGTTCAAGCTCAAACGTTGTCGGGCGAGGGCGGTAATATTACCTCACAAGTCAGTGAGCTGCTGTTACTACGTCACAATAGCCTGATTAGTGCGACATCCGGGAATACAGGTAATGGTGGCAATATTAGCATTAATGCTCCTGTTATCGCTGGGCTAGAAAACAGTGACATTATTGCTAATGCAGTGAAAGGAAGAGGTGGCAATATTGATATCAGGACTCAAGGTATTATTGGTCTAGCATTCCGTAATACTCTCACCCCAAGAGTTGAGCAGACCAACGACATCACAGCCAGTTCCGAATTTAACATTAATGGCACAGTAAAAATTAATAACGTTGGTGTTGATCCCAATTCGGGTTTAGTTGCACTACCCGCAAATATTATCGATCCATCCCAGCAAATAGCTAGTGGTTGTTCTGCCGATACTGGCAGTAGTTTCGTCGCCACAGGGCGGGGTGGAATACCGCAAAATCCTAGTCAAGAAATGAGGAGCGATCGCACTTGGTCTGATACCCGTGATATATCTGCATTCCAAAACAGACAGCAGACACAAGCACAAGCACCCACACAGCCACGAATCCCCGTCCAAGCAAATTCCTGGCATCGTAACAACCAAGGCAAAATTGAATTAATTGCGGATCAATCCCTAACACAGGGACAAACAGCATTAACCTGCATGGCTATACCCCAGAATTAA
- a CDS encoding beta strand repeat-containing protein yields MKLTLVGFGFLGIFCLSAVDNNCVYAQVIPDHTLKTSVSGSNPYIITDGTRIGNNLFHSFSQFSILKGDSASFDNAIDIQNIFSRVTGGNISNIDGSISANGNANLFLINPAGIIFGQNASLNIGGSFVGTTAETITFADGKRFSSTDTDTSPLLTMNVPTGLQFGSNSGGITVQGTGHNAQLSDSLQVSGLNLSTRGLQLQPGKTLGLLGSNIALDGGLLSAPGGLIELGGITSGNVILNSTPQGFAFQYSQVPSFGNLQITQRALASTRDFNGESGGAIHIQGKQVSIRDGSLILVQNRSQKTAGDIAVDASESLELIGKSPDFQSSSSLVNESTSSGKAGNIIINTPRLNIDQGGYIYNRTFSTAPGGNIIVNTDETRVNGFAYGDPSAFRAVSQILAASYAGGKGGNISVSTQKLSVLAGGNIAARPYAGGNGGDVTVKADTIEVDNTGSPTGFYFSLISTATFGSGNAGNLALDTRKLSVQAGGRVSASSIILGNAGVLTINASESIDVSGVKDADNPSYIGTAVRPFGAFARTSRANSGNTTINTPVLNVTDRATVFVENSGLGTAGTLQINANTLKLDNHASILASTKAGEGGNINLQLRDVLLMRHGSFINAEAGSNGNGGNISINSPNVVGLENSDIIANAVQGKGGNIQITTQGIIGLEYRNLLNPREILSNDITASSQFSISGTVQINNVGVDPNSGLIDLPTNLSDPSQQVATGCSNTNSSSFVATGRGGIPQNPTQQMRSDRTWSDIRDISAFHTKELAQAQIPQSPEKLVQATSWHRNAQGKIELVAAKSSSQMSPTLTCAAAPQN; encoded by the coding sequence ATGAAATTAACCTTGGTTGGGTTTGGCTTTCTGGGTATATTCTGCCTATCTGCTGTTGATAATAATTGCGTTTACGCACAAGTAATTCCCGATCACACCCTCAAAACTTCTGTAAGTGGCAGTAATCCTTACATCATCACTGATGGTACTCGTATCGGCAATAATTTATTTCATAGCTTCAGCCAATTCTCTATTCTTAAAGGTGATTCTGCATCATTTGACAATGCTATAGATATTCAAAATATTTTTAGTCGTGTGACTGGCGGTAATATTTCCAACATTGATGGTTCCATCAGTGCTAATGGTAACGCCAACTTATTCTTAATCAACCCGGCTGGGATTATATTTGGGCAAAATGCCAGTTTAAATATTGGTGGATCATTTGTCGGGACAACAGCTGAGACTATCACATTTGCTGATGGGAAGAGATTTAGTAGCACAGACACTGATACATCACCCTTGTTAACCATGAATGTACCCACTGGGCTGCAATTTGGTAGTAATTCAGGAGGGATAACAGTTCAGGGTACAGGACATAATGCCCAATTAAGTGACTCACTACAAGTTTCTGGACTAAATCTCAGTACCAGAGGATTACAACTACAACCAGGAAAAACACTAGGGTTATTAGGCAGCAATATTGCCTTGGATGGTGGACTGCTCTCTGCACCAGGAGGACTAATAGAATTGGGTGGTATCACCAGTGGCAACGTCATTCTCAATTCTACTCCGCAAGGATTTGCCTTCCAGTATTCCCAAGTTCCGAGTTTTGGCAATCTTCAAATCACTCAACGAGCTTTAGCATCAACACGGGATTTCAATGGGGAAAGTGGAGGAGCCATCCATATCCAGGGAAAACAAGTCAGTATCCGCGATGGTTCGTTGATATTAGTACAAAATCGCAGCCAAAAGACAGCTGGTGATATTGCTGTTGATGCTTCAGAGTCTTTAGAACTTATTGGCAAGTCTCCTGATTTTCAAAGTTCCAGCAGTTTAGTGAATGAAAGCACTTCCTCTGGTAAGGCTGGGAATATTATCATTAACACTCCACGATTGAACATTGATCAGGGTGGGTATATTTATAACCGGACGTTCAGCACAGCACCAGGTGGCAATATTATCGTCAATACCGATGAAACGCGGGTTAATGGTTTTGCTTATGGTGATCCTTCCGCTTTTCGAGCAGTTAGTCAAATATTAGCTGCTTCCTATGCAGGCGGGAAAGGCGGTAATATTTCTGTCTCTACTCAAAAGCTATCTGTTTTAGCTGGGGGAAATATAGCAGCCAGACCCTATGCTGGAGGTAATGGGGGTGATGTAACAGTAAAAGCAGATACGATAGAAGTAGATAATACAGGCTCTCCGACTGGTTTTTATTTTAGCTTAATTTCGACTGCCACCTTTGGGTCAGGTAACGCGGGAAATTTGGCACTCGATACTCGTAAATTATCCGTGCAAGCTGGCGGCAGAGTGTCTGCTTCTAGCATAATTTTAGGTAATGCTGGTGTACTCACTATTAATGCTTCGGAATCGATTGATGTAAGTGGGGTTAAGGATGCAGACAATCCCAGCTATATCGGCACTGCTGTGCGTCCTTTTGGTGCATTTGCCCGAACTTCTCGTGCTAATTCAGGTAACACCACCATAAACACTCCAGTTTTGAATGTTACTGATAGGGCGACAGTTTTTGTGGAAAATTCTGGTTTGGGTACGGCTGGTACGCTGCAAATTAATGCCAACACCCTTAAACTTGACAATCATGCAAGTATTCTAGCATCTACAAAAGCTGGAGAGGGAGGCAACATCAATCTTCAACTACGGGATGTATTATTGATGCGTCATGGTAGCTTTATCAATGCCGAAGCAGGTAGTAATGGCAATGGTGGCAATATAAGTATTAACTCTCCTAATGTTGTTGGTCTAGAAAATAGTGACATCATTGCCAATGCCGTACAAGGAAAGGGTGGCAATATTCAAATCACAACTCAGGGAATTATTGGTTTGGAGTACCGTAATCTTCTCAATCCTAGAGAAATTTTGAGTAATGACATTACCGCTAGTTCCCAATTCAGTATTAGTGGTACAGTCCAAATTAATAATGTTGGTGTTGATCCCAATTCTGGTTTAATAGATTTACCGACCAATCTCTCAGACCCATCACAACAAGTTGCCACGGGTTGTTCTAATACTAATAGTAGTAGTTTTGTGGCTACGGGACGGGGTGGAATACCACAAAATCCTACACAACAAATGAGGAGCGATCGCACTTGGTCTGATATCCGTGATATCTCTGCATTCCACACCAAAGAACTAGCACAAGCCCAAATACCACAATCCCCAGAAAAACTTGTCCAAGCTACTTCCTGGCATCGTAACGCCCAAGGCAAAATCGAGCTGGTTGCCGCTAAATCCTCTTCGCAGATGTCACCAACCTTAACCTGTGCTGCTGCACCTCAAAATTAA
- a CDS encoding filamentous hemagglutinin N-terminal domain-containing protein, whose translation MKLTFVGLGVLSVICLSAVDNNSVHAQVIQDNTFNTSVTPTTSMNGSNAYTINNGTRVDNNLFHSFSQFSIPTGDSAFFGNDLSIENIFSRVTGGNISKIDGSINANGKANLFLLNPAGIIFGKNASLNIGGSFVATTANSIKFEDGTEFSAVNPAAKALLTMSVPVGLQMGSNPGQITVQNTGHQLAFPIHPLVSSPNRSNNPVGLNVNNGNLALIGGKITLDGGVLNAPSGHIELGSASNGIVNLNTASQSWNFDYSNIQQFGDIQLSRQSLADASGTPAGSIQFVGQNISLNDASAALLVNEGNGNSGNINIDASGSLTLRGTGTIGFPQSLLRADNFSDGSGGNIIASASQVFLQDGGSLHGINFAEGTGSNIFVETQDLIQITGISPVSGFASSLNTITRGSGKSGDIQVATNKLQVLDGAVIGNSPWSNGAGGNITINASDFIEVAGENTKNLADSVIVVGTFDEGNSGLLTINTAQLRVRDGGGIVVSTVNQGNAGDLVINASDTVEVSGVGSISGLPSRIGVRAELLAPPIRQLFGLPDVITGNIGKLTLNAQRLQVTNQAIVGVDHQGIGDAGQLEVNADSIRLDNGGSITAATVQGEGGNILINSNDLLLRHGSSIMTNADGIGNGGNMTINSAVILALENSDIVANAVQGNGGNINITSQSIFGLKYRNELTTESDITASSQFGLNGTVNIYHFGVDPKTALVELPKNTIDPSKQIASGCNANTGSSFVATGRGGIPQNPTQEIKSDRTWSDIRDISAFHTKQQAQAPKNPVTLVQATSWRRNANGKIELFAAKSPTGVQMSLTCASLAKSQP comes from the coding sequence ATGAAATTAACTTTTGTTGGACTTGGTGTGCTGAGTGTAATCTGCTTATCTGCTGTTGACAACAATAGTGTTCACGCCCAAGTAATTCAAGATAATACCTTCAATACTTCTGTTACTCCCACTACTTCCATGAACGGAAGTAATGCTTACACCATCAACAACGGCACTCGTGTCGATAATAATTTATTTCATAGCTTTAGCCAATTCTCTATTCCCACGGGCGATTCTGCATTTTTCGGCAATGATCTTAGTATAGAAAATATTTTTAGCCGGGTGACTGGTGGTAATATTTCCAAGATTGATGGTTCTATCAATGCCAATGGTAAAGCCAATTTATTCTTACTCAACCCTGCGGGCATTATTTTTGGAAAAAATGCCAGCTTAAATATTGGTGGTTCATTTGTCGCAACTACAGCTAATAGTATTAAGTTTGAGGATGGGACAGAATTTAGTGCTGTAAATCCTGCCGCTAAAGCGTTATTAACAATGAGTGTACCTGTGGGTTTGCAAATGGGAAGTAACCCTGGTCAAATTACCGTCCAGAACACAGGGCATCAGTTGGCATTTCCGATTCACCCTTTGGTTTCTTCTCCAAATCGCAGCAACAATCCTGTGGGATTAAATGTTAATAATGGTAATTTGGCATTAATCGGGGGAAAAATCACCTTAGATGGAGGAGTTTTAAATGCACCATCAGGACATATTGAACTTGGTAGTGCTAGTAACGGAATAGTTAATTTAAACACTGCCTCTCAGAGTTGGAATTTTGACTATAGCAATATTCAGCAATTTGGCGATATTCAGTTGTCCCGTCAATCACTAGCAGATGCTAGCGGTACTCCTGCGGGTTCTATTCAATTCGTAGGTCAAAATATTAGTTTAAATGATGCTTCTGCTGCCCTATTGGTTAATGAAGGAAATGGCAATTCAGGGAATATTAACATTGATGCGAGTGGATCTTTAACACTACGAGGAACTGGCACTATAGGATTTCCTCAAAGTTTATTGCGTGCTGATAATTTCAGCGATGGTAGTGGAGGTAATATCATTGCTTCGGCTTCCCAAGTATTCCTTCAAGATGGCGGATCTCTTCATGGCATTAACTTTGCTGAAGGTACAGGAAGTAATATTTTTGTAGAAACTCAGGATTTAATTCAAATAACGGGAATATCACCAGTTAGCGGATTTGCCAGTTCATTGAATACTATCACCAGAGGTTCTGGAAAAAGTGGCGATATTCAAGTAGCTACCAACAAATTGCAAGTTTTAGATGGTGCTGTTATTGGTAATTCGCCTTGGTCAAATGGTGCAGGAGGTAACATCACCATTAACGCCTCTGATTTTATCGAAGTGGCCGGAGAAAACACAAAAAACTTGGCTGACAGTGTCATCGTAGTAGGAACATTCGACGAAGGAAATTCAGGTTTATTAACTATTAATACTGCCCAATTGAGAGTACGAGATGGTGGAGGTATAGTTGTCTCTACCGTCAATCAAGGAAATGCTGGTGATTTAGTGATTAATGCTTCAGACACAGTTGAGGTTAGTGGAGTGGGTAGTATTTCTGGTCTTCCTAGCCGCATTGGCGTGAGGGCAGAATTACTTGCACCACCAATTCGACAATTATTTGGATTACCGGATGTGATTACAGGTAATATAGGTAAGCTTACCCTCAACGCCCAACGTTTACAAGTCACAAATCAGGCAATTGTAGGGGTTGATCATCAAGGCATCGGAGATGCTGGACAACTGGAAGTTAATGCAGATTCCATCCGACTAGATAATGGTGGTAGCATTACAGCCGCTACAGTTCAAGGTGAAGGCGGTAATATTTTGATTAATTCCAATGACCTGCTATTGCGTCATGGTAGTTCAATTATGACTAATGCAGACGGTATTGGTAACGGGGGGAATATGACCATTAACTCTGCTGTGATTCTTGCTTTGGAAAACAGTGATATTGTCGCCAATGCCGTTCAAGGTAACGGAGGTAACATTAACATTACTTCTCAAAGTATTTTTGGGTTGAAATACCGTAACGAACTCACTACAGAAAGTGACATCACTGCTAGTTCGCAATTTGGTTTAAACGGAACAGTCAATATTTATCACTTTGGTGTTGATCCCAAAACTGCTTTAGTAGAATTGCCAAAAAATACTATAGATCCGTCAAAACAAATTGCTAGTGGTTGTAATGCTAATACTGGTAGTAGTTTTGTCGCCACAGGACGGGGTGGAATACCACAAAATCCCACACAGGAAATTAAGAGCGATCGCACTTGGTCTGATATTCGTGACATATCTGCATTCCACACCAAACAACAAGCACAAGCACCAAAAAATCCCGTAACACTTGTCCAAGCTACCTCTTGGCGACGTAACGCCAACGGCAAAATTGAGCTTTTTGCCGCTAAATCTCCTACAGGTGTGCAAATGTCATTAACCTGTGCATCTCTTGCCAAAAGTCAACCTTAG
- a CDS encoding filamentous hemagglutinin N-terminal domain-containing protein, translating into MKLTFVGFGVLSVIWLSAVYNYSVHAQVTPDNTLNTSVTSTTSMSGSNSYTINNGTRVGNNLFHSFSQFSILSGGSASFDNATDIQNIFSRVTGGNISNIDGDISAKGSANLFLLNPAGVIFGQNASLNIGGSFITTTANSIKFADGTEFSALQGADQPLLTMSAPVGLQMGSNSASIKTQGRGYANSGSFIVPTPNSTELQVNPGKTLALVGGNLQIDGFILNAPEGRVELGSTNGTGQVSLIPNAQGYTLGHEDEQIFGDIQLAKKSLINVSGVNSGSVRLQARNILLTDGSLILAQNYGYLPGGEISLQASTAIDLIGRSSDGNVLSGVRSETYGIGAGGNIGIFTRKLTLQEGSGLNNITLGTAPSGNIEINAKTIEISGFSQVNPNGVTSIGTLSFASGSAGDVFANSDNLLISGGASLSSVTFGSGSSGKVSIRNQNTTVIGNSPSGFDSAITLATFAFGDNKDLILDTGKLQILDGGRIGSSTLFAGNGGNVSINASEAITISGRNDNNNSAINSSATRLNAQLRQSFGFPDMLTANAGSLSITTPNLILTDGATVTVTSEGTGNAGNLNVIADIIQLKNQALIQAQTESGNGGDIDLKVGSLLLMRDRSKITTTAGSTGNGGNININSPTIVGLENSDITANAVRGKGGNINITTQGIIGLEYRSQLTPENDITASSEFGVNGTVQVDNVGVDPNSGLVALPTNFTDSSQKIASGCADNSGSSFVATGRGGVPQNPNQELRSDRTWSDIRDMSEYRNTGAVTAQIPKFLVLVQATGWRHNAQGKIELVADKSSAQVKPALTCAPVAQS; encoded by the coding sequence ATGAAATTAACTTTTGTCGGGTTTGGTGTGCTGAGTGTAATCTGGTTATCTGCTGTTTACAACTATAGTGTTCACGCACAAGTAACTCCCGATAATACTCTCAATACTTCTGTTACTTCGACTACTTCCATGAGTGGAAGCAATAGTTACACTATCAACAATGGCACTCGTGTTGGGAATAATTTATTTCATAGTTTCAGCCAATTCTCTATACTCAGTGGCGGTTCTGCTTCATTTGACAATGCCACTGATATCCAAAATATTTTTAGTCGGGTGACTGGTGGTAATATTTCCAACATTGATGGTGACATCAGTGCCAAAGGTAGCGCCAACTTATTCTTACTCAACCCCGCAGGGGTTATTTTTGGGCAAAATGCCAGCTTAAATATTGGTGGTTCCTTTATAACCACAACTGCTAATAGTATAAAGTTTGCCGATGGGACAGAATTTAGTGCTTTGCAAGGTGCGGATCAACCTTTGCTGACAATGAGCGCACCAGTGGGCTTGCAAATGGGCAGTAATTCTGCTTCTATCAAAACTCAAGGAAGAGGATATGCAAATAGCGGTTCTTTTATCGTTCCCACACCCAACTCGACAGAACTACAGGTGAACCCAGGGAAAACCTTAGCATTGGTGGGTGGTAATTTACAAATAGACGGGTTTATATTGAATGCTCCAGAAGGGCGGGTAGAACTGGGTAGTACAAACGGAACTGGGCAAGTTAGTTTAATCCCAAATGCACAAGGTTATACTCTGGGTCATGAGGATGAACAAATTTTTGGTGATATTCAATTAGCCAAAAAGTCACTTATAAACGTAAGTGGTGTAAATTCAGGTTCGGTTCGTCTACAAGCAAGAAATATCCTTTTAACAGACGGTTCATTGATACTTGCACAAAATTATGGCTATCTTCCTGGTGGAGAAATTAGCCTTCAAGCATCAACAGCAATTGATTTAATTGGCAGAAGTAGTGATGGAAATGTGTTGAGTGGAGTTCGTAGCGAAACTTATGGAATTGGAGCAGGTGGAAATATTGGTATTTTTACTCGAAAACTTACTCTCCAAGAAGGAAGTGGTTTAAATAATATAACTTTGGGAACTGCTCCTAGTGGCAATATTGAAATTAATGCGAAAACAATTGAAATATCAGGTTTTTCGCAAGTAAACCCGAATGGAGTTACTAGCATTGGTACTTTGAGTTTTGCTTCTGGTAGTGCTGGTGATGTATTCGCTAATAGTGATAATTTACTAATATCCGGTGGAGCTTCCCTTTCTTCGGTTACGTTTGGTAGTGGAAGTAGTGGTAAAGTTTCAATTCGCAATCAAAACACCACAGTTATTGGAAACAGCCCTTCAGGATTTGATAGTGCGATTACTTTAGCTACATTCGCGTTCGGAGATAACAAAGATTTGATACTGGATACTGGCAAATTACAAATTTTAGATGGGGGAAGAATTGGTTCATCTACACTGTTTGCTGGTAACGGGGGAAATGTAAGTATCAATGCAAGTGAAGCAATCACAATTAGTGGACGTAACGATAATAACAACAGTGCAATTAATTCTTCCGCAACGCGTCTTAATGCACAGTTGCGTCAATCATTTGGCTTTCCAGATATGCTGACGGCAAACGCTGGTAGTCTTAGTATTACGACACCAAATCTGATACTGACGGATGGTGCTACTGTGACTGTAACGAGTGAAGGTACTGGTAATGCCGGCAACCTTAACGTTATTGCAGATATTATCCAATTAAAAAATCAGGCGTTGATTCAAGCACAGACCGAATCTGGTAATGGTGGAGATATAGACTTAAAGGTGGGAAGTTTGCTGTTAATGCGCGATCGCAGTAAGATTACAACCACAGCAGGCAGTACGGGTAATGGCGGCAATATCAACATTAATTCACCCACCATTGTTGGCTTAGAAAATAGCGACATCACAGCTAATGCTGTTCGCGGTAAAGGTGGCAATATTAACATCACTACTCAGGGAATTATCGGTTTAGAGTACCGTTCGCAACTAACACCAGAAAATGATATTACGGCCAGTTCAGAGTTTGGGGTGAATGGTACAGTGCAAGTCGATAACGTCGGTGTAGATCCGAATTCGGGTTTAGTGGCATTACCAACCAATTTTACCGATTCATCCCAAAAAATTGCTAGTGGATGTGCAGATAACAGTGGTAGTAGTTTCGTCGCTACAGGACGGGGTGGTGTACCGCAGAATCCCAATCAGGAATTAAGGAGCGATCGCACCTGGTCAGATATCCGTGATATGTCTGAATACCGCAATACTGGCGCAGTGACAGCACAAATTCCCAAATTTCTGGTTCTTGTCCAAGCCACTGGTTGGCGACATAATGCTCAAGGAAAAATCGAGTTAGTTGCGGATAAATCTTCTGCTCAGGTGAAACCAGCATTAACCTGTGCGCCAGTGGCTCAAAGCTAA